The genomic interval GAACCTCATCAACTCGGGGATGCGGCAGGTCGTCGTGCTGACGCAGTACAAGTCGCATTCGCTCGACCGCCACGTGTCGCAGACCTGGCGCCTCTCGGGCATGCTCGGCGCCTATGTCGCCTCCGTGCCCGCGCAGCAGCGGCTCGGCAAGCGCTGGTTCTCGGGGTCCGCTGACGCGATCCTGCAGAGCCTCAACCTGATCCGAGACGAGAAGCCCGACATCGTCGTCGTGGTCGGCGCGGACCACGTGTACCGCATGGACTTCAGCCAGATGATCCGCGCGCACATCGAGTCCGGCTCGGGGGTCACGGTGGCCGCGATCCGTCAGCCGCTCGAGCTCGCCGACCAGTTCGGCGTCATCGAGCTCGATCCGAAGGATCCCACCCGCATCGCCGCGTTCCGCGAGAAGCCGCGGGATGCCGTCGGGCTCGCCGACTCCCCCGGCGAGGTGCTCGCCTCGATGGGCAACTACGTGTTCGACGCGGATGTCCTCATCGACGCCGTGCAGCGCGACGGAGCCCTCCCCGACTCCAACCACGACATGGGCGGCGACATCGTCCCCGACTTCGTCGCACGCGGCCAGGCCGCTGTGTACGACCTGAACCGCAACCAGGTTCCCGGCGCGACCGACCGCGACCGCTTCTACTGGCGCGACGTCGGAACGATCGACTCGTTCTTCGAGGCGCACCAGGACCTCATCTCGGCGCTCCCCGTGTTCAACCTCTACAACCAGGCCTGGCCGATCTACAGCCAGCAGCTCAACTCGCCTCCCGCGAAGTTCGTGCGCGACAGCGAGAACCGCGTCGGCTCGGCCGTCGACTCGATCGTGTCACTCGGATGCGTCGTCTCGGGCGGGCATCTCGAACGCGTCGTGCTCGGGCCGTGGGCGAAGATCGAGTCGGGTGCGCGCATCTCGGACTCGGTGGTCTTCGAGCGCGTCGAGGTCGGCGCGAACGCCGTCGTGCAGCGCGCTATTCTCGACAAGGACGTCGTCGTCGCGCCTGGCGCACAGGTCGGCGTCGACCATGATGCCGACAGGCTCCGCGGCTTCACGGTCACGGAGTCGGGCATCACGGTCGTGGGCAAGGGCGTCCGCGTCGACTGACGCTCGAACCGTCCCTCCAGCCAAGGAGCTTCTTCCCACATGGCCCGTTTCCTCGTCGTGCTCGATGTCGATTCCACGCTCATCGAAGACGAGGTGATCGAACTTCTCGCGGACGCCGCGGGTGCCCGCGAGGCCGTCGCCGAGGTGACGCTGCGTGCCATGAACGGGGAGCTCGACTTCGCCGAGAGTCTGCGCGAGCGCGTCGCGACGCTCAAGGGCGTTCCCGAGTCGGTGTTCGCGGATGTCGCGGCGAAGGTCACGATCACGCGCGGCGTCGAGGAGCTCGTCGCGGGCGTGCATGCGGCCGGCGGCAAGGTCGCGGTCGTCTCGGGAGGATTCCACGAGGTCGTCGATCCGCTCGCTGAGCAGCTGGGGCTCGACTTCTGGCGTGCCAACCGTCTCGAGGTCGTCGACGGCGTCCTGACGGGCGAGGTCATCCCGCCCATCATCGACGCGGAGGCGAAGGCTGTCGCGCTGCAGCAGTGGGCGGACGCGACGGGCGTGCCGCTGCGTCAGACGGTCGCGATCGGCGACGGCGCGAACGACCTGACCATGATGGCCCTCGCGGGCATCTCGGTGGGCTTCGACGCGAAGGCTCCCGTGCGCGACGTCGCGGATGTGCTCCTCGACGAGCGCGACCTCTCGATGGCTCTCGCGCTCCTGGGACTCCCCCGCAACTGACGAGCGCCCACCGCGTGTGCGGTGAGCGCTCGATTCGCGGCTGTCGTCCGCGGGGTCAGTGCCCCATGCCGAGTCCGCCGTCGACGGGGATCACGGCGCCCGAGACGTAGGCGGCGTCATCCGAGGCGAGCCACGTGATGACGCGCGCGACCTCCTCGGGCTGCGCGAAGCGTCCGGCGGGGATCTGCGCCTTGTACTGCGTCTGCTGCTCGGCGGGGAGCTCGGCGGTCATGTCGGTCTCGATGAAGCCGGGTGCCACGACGTTCGCCGTGATGCCGCGGGAACCGAGCTCGCGCGTGAGCGAACGCGCCATCCCCACGAGGCCCGCCTTCGAGGACGAGTAGTTGACCTGGCCGGCGCCGCCGAAGAGACCCACGACGCTCGAGACGAGGATGATGCGGCCGAAGCGGGCCTTCAGCATGCCCTTGGAGGCGCGCTTGACGACACGGAACGCACCCGAGAGGTTCGTGTCGATCACATCCGTGAAGTCCTCCTCCGACATGCGCAGCAGGAGGGTGTCTCGGGTGATGCCCGCGTTCGCGACGACGACCTCCACAGGGCCGAGCTTCTCCTCCACCTCGGTGAAGGCGGCATCGATCGAGGCCGCGTCGGTGACGTCGGCGCGCACCGTGAGGGCGCCTTCCGGACCCTGGCCCGAACGAGCTGTGACGGCGACGCGGTGGCCCTGAGCGAGGAACTCGGCGGCGATCGCGAATCCGATTCCGCGGTTGCCTCCGGTGACGAGGACGGTACGAGTGGTCATGATTCAGGAGCCTACCGGCGACGCGACGTAGGCTTGGCTCATCGTCACTCATCACCCCATCTACGCCGTCACCGAGCTGCCGGTCTCGCCCGAGGTCGAGCGGCGATCCCGCATGCTCAAGTACACGGTGATGATGAGCATCCGCGTGGTCTGCATCGCGCTGTGCGTCATCGTTCCGGGGTGGTGGGCCGTCATCCCGGCGGTGGGAGCCATCGTGCTGCCGTATCTCGCGGTCGTCGTCGCGAACACGGCGATGACGGGCGCGGGCGAGAAGGTCGCCCGGCCGAGTGCCATCGTGCGCGTCACCCCGGAAGACCGCCGGTGATCGGATTCGGCGAGCTCGGCACGCGCTGCTCCGCCGCGGGCTGCACGACGGATGCGACGTTCCGCGTGAACTGGCGCAACCCCCGCATCCACGGTCCCGAGCGGGTGAAGGTGTGGCTCGCGTGCGACGATCATCGTGAGCATCTGGCCGACTATCTCGCGACGCGCGGCTTCCCCGTGCAGGTGACCTCCATCGACGTCGCGCTCGATCGCCTACAGGAATCCCCATGAGCTTCACCGATACCCCCGAGCCCATCACCGGATGGCGTCGTTGGGGCGCCTATGTGGCGCTCGTCGTCGTTTTCGCGATCGTGTGCGGGCTGCTGTCGTGGTGGCAGTGGGCCCGCCAGGATGAGGCGATGGCCCGCATCGAGCTCGTCGAGCGCAACTACGACGCGCCCGTCTCGCCCGTGGAGGAGCTCCTGCCCCAGCTCGACGAGTGGGATCCGCAGGCCGAGTGGCACCCGGTGACGATGACGGGCACCTACCTCGAGGGCGACCAGCTTCTCGTGCGCAATCGCGTGCATTCCGGCAAGCCCGGCTTCCATCAGCTCGTGCCGCTGCAGCTCGCCGATGGCCGCGTGTTCATCATCGACCGCGGGTGGCTGCCGATCGGCAGCGCGCAGGACCTCCCCGACGTGATCCCTGCGGTGCCGGAGGGCGAGGTGACGGTCGAGGCGCGCCTGCGTCCCGCGGAGCCGCACCTGCCGGGGCGCACGGCGGAGCAGGGGCAGATCCCGTCGATCGACGTGCCGACGGTGATCGACGGTCTCGGCATCGACGGGTGGACGGGCGCGTACGGTGCGCTGAGCTCGGAGACGCCCGCCGTGGCGCCGATGCCCGCGCAGGCGGCCAAGCCGGACGCCGACCCGGGACCCCACGCCTCGTACGCTCTGCAGTGGATCGCGTTCGGGATCCTGGCGTTCATCGGGCTCGTGTGGGCCTGGCGTCGCGAGATCCGCATCGCCGCCCTCCCGCGCGAGGAGCAGGCCGCAGCGCGCGCGCCGAAGCGCCAGCACGATGATGCCGACGCCGAGGACGCCATCCTCGACGCGCACGGTCGCTGATCCGGCCGTTCCCGACCTGATCCGAGGGATCAGGAGATCGAGATGAGATCCGCGTAGTCGGGGTTCCAGTGATCCTCGACGCCGTCGGGCAGGATGAGCACGCGCTCGGGGTTGAGCGCCTCGACTGCTCCCTCGTCGTGGGAGACGAGCACGACAGCGCCGCTGTATGCCGCGAGAGCTCCGAGGATCTCTTCGCGGGAGGCGGGGTCGAGGTTGTTGGTGGGCTCGTCGAGAAGCAGCACATTGGCGCCCGAGACGACGATCATCGCGAGCGCGAGTCGGGTCTTCTCACCGCCCGAGAGCACGCCCGCGGGCTTGTGGCCGTCGTCACCGGTGAAGAGGAAGGAGCCGAGCACCTTGCGGGCCTCGGTCTCGGTCAGGTTGGGCGACGCGGCGACCATGTTCTGCAGCACGGTGCGGTTGACGTCGATCGTCTCGTGCTCCTGTGCGTAGTAGCCGACGCGCAGGCCATGACCGGCTTCGACCTGACCGGTGTCGGGCTTGTCGACGCCCGCGAGCATGCGCAGAAGGGTGGTCTTGCCGGCACCGTTGAGGCCGAGCACGACGACCTTCGAGCCGCGGTCGATCGCGAGGTCGACAGCGGTGAAGATCTCCAGCGAGCCGTAGCTCTTCGACAGGTTGCGGGCGGAGATGGGCGTCTTGCCGCACGGTGCCGGCTCCGGGAAGCGGAGCTTGGCGACCCGGTCTGCGACGTGCTCGTCTTCGAGGCTCGAGAGCATCTTCTCGGCGCGTGCCACCATCTGGTGCGCGGCTGCGGCCTTGCTCGCCTTGGCACCGAATCGGGCGGCCTGCAGCTGCAGGGCGGTGGCCTTCTTCTCGACGTTGACGCGTTCCTTCTTGCGACGCTCCTGGTCGGCTTCGCGCTGGCGAAGGTAGTGCTTCCAGCCCATGTTGTAGATGTCGATGACCTGGCGGTTGCCGTCCAGGTAGAAGACCTTGTTGACGACCTCCTCGACGAGGTCGACGTCGTGCGAGATCACGATGACCCCGCCCTGGTACTGCTTGAGGAACTCGCGCAGCCACACGACAGAGTCGGCGTCGAGGTGGTTGGTGGGCTCATCGAGGATCATCGTGTCGGCACCCGAGAACAGGATGCGCGCGAGTTCGATGCGGCGGCGCTGACCACCCGAGAGGGTCTTCAGCTGCTGGTCGAGGATGCGGTCGGGCAGTGCGAGGTTCGAGGCGATCGCCGCGGCCTCCGCTTCTGCTGCGTAGCCGCCGAGGGCCAGGAAGCGATCCTCGACGCGCGCGTAGCGGGCCATCGCGGCTTCGCTCACCGCAGGGTCGCTGCTTGCCATCTCGTCGGTCGCGGTGCGCATGTCCTCCACGATGCGACCGAGGCCGCGCGCGTCGAGGATGCGCTTGCGCGCCGTCTCCTCCGGGTCACCCGACCGCGGGTCCTGCGGCAGGTAGCCGATCTCGCCGGAGCGCTCGATCTTGCCGCCGGTGGGCATCGTCTCGCCCGCGAGTGTCTTGGTGAGCGTGGTCTTGCCGGCGCCGTTGCGGCCGACGAGGCCGACCTTGTCGCCCTTGTCGACGCGGAAGGTGACTTCATCCATGAGGAGCCGGGCACCGACGCGGATCTCGAGATCGTGAACGGCGAGCACAGCAGGATTCCGTTTCTTCAGGCGGGTGGAGGATAGCCGAGGGGCCAGCCGCCCAGTCTATGCCAGGACCGCCTGGGTATTCGCCTGCGCACGCCGTGCGGCGGCGCTCATTCGACCCCGCGGGCCGTGAGGGCGTCGGCGACCGCATCCGCATGACGGAGTGCGATCACGAGGATCGGAACGACGATCCGGAAGCCGAGGCGCACCCCACGGGCGCGTTGCGCGTCGCGCACCTGGGCGGCGATCGACGCGACGACCGGGATCATGCTGATCGTGAGCGAGAGGGTGAGGCTCACGCGGCGAGGGTCGACCCCGATGCGCGACAGTGGCGTGAGAGCACGCTCGAGCGCGCTGAGGAGATCCTCGCTGCGGGTGGTGAGGGTGAGGAGCGCGGCGAGCAGCACGATCGACACCACACGCAGAGTGTTGATCGCGGCATCCGCTGGGGTGAGGAAGATGAGCTGGGTCACGGCGACGAGCAGCACGATCCACCTGGTGAGCCACAGCTGCCGCAGGTAGACGCGAATGCCGACCCCGGCCACGGCGAACAGTGCGGCGACGGCAGCGAAGGTGATGGCGGCGCTCAGGAGGTCGTGGGGGTAGAGCGAGATCGCGAGCGCGAGGACGACGAGCGCGACGAGCTTGAGCGTTGCGGGCGCCCGGTGCAGGATGCTGCGCCCGGGAACGTACAGGGCGATCATGCGAATTCGGCGCGATAGCGAGCGATGACCCCGGCCGGCTCCCCCAGCTCGACGAGCCGACCGTCACGGAAGCGCAGCACCACATCGCAGCGTGCGGCGAGGTCGAGGTCGTGGGTCACGACGAGCACCTGGGTGGGAAGGCGGTCGATGAGGATGTCGCCGACGAGACGCGCGTTGCCGAGGTCGAGCAGCGTCGTCGGCTCGTCAGCCACGACGAGCGACGGCTCACGCACGAGAACCGAGGCGAGCGCGAGCAGCTGCTTCTGGCCTCCCGAGAGGCTGTAGGCCGGCGCTCCCGCGAGTTCGGTGAGTCCGTACTCGGCGAGAACGGCGGCGACGCGCTCGTCGATCTCGGCACGCGCGAGCCCGGAACCGCGCAGGGAGAACCGCACGTCCTCCTCGACGGTCGGCATGAGGATCTGCGCATCGGGGTTCGTGAAGACGAATCCCACCGCACGGCGCACGCTCCGGGGATCGCGGGCGACGTCGAGCCCGTGAACCTCGACCTTGCCGCTGGTGGGCGCGATGAGCCCGTTGAGCAGCCGTGCGAAGGTCGACTTGCCCGAGCCGTTCGCGCCGATGACGGCGATCCGCCGCTCATCGAGTGCGACCGAGACATCGCTCAGGATGCGGCGGCCGTCGAGGTCGACGGCCACGTCGCGGAGTCGGATGCTCGTGATCATCGGGTGTCGGCGTCTTTCGACGTGACCCTGACGGTGCTGGTCGCGCGGGCGCGACGGGCGCCGAACACGGGCGGGTACGCCTTCCAGAGCGCGAGGGTGAGGATCGTCGCGAGCACCACCTTGATGAGGTCGCCCGGCAGGAACGCCGTGGTCGCGATGACGGACTGGCTGAGGTCGATCCCGAGCACGGCGGTCTGCACCGGGATGCCGAAGAGGTAGACGACCAGCACCCCGCCGACGAGCGCGCCGAGGGCGACACGCCACCAGGAGAGCGGCCCGCGGCCGGAGTGAGCGATGAGGCCCGTTACGAACGCGCCCGCGACCCACCCGATGAGGTATCCGGCAGTGGGTCCAGCGAAGACCCCGGCTCCCCCGCGTCCGCCTGACAGCAGAGGAAGCCCGATGGCGACGAGGAGGAGCAGCACCGCGACCGCCGCCGCCCCGCGACGCGGTCCGAGCACGGTGC from Salinibacterium sp. ZJ70 carries:
- a CDS encoding ABC-F family ATP-binding cassette domain-containing protein, whose amino-acid sequence is MLAVHDLEIRVGARLLMDEVTFRVDKGDKVGLVGRNGAGKTTLTKTLAGETMPTGGKIERSGEIGYLPQDPRSGDPEETARKRILDARGLGRIVEDMRTATDEMASSDPAVSEAAMARYARVEDRFLALGGYAAEAEAAAIASNLALPDRILDQQLKTLSGGQRRRIELARILFSGADTMILDEPTNHLDADSVVWLREFLKQYQGGVIVISHDVDLVEEVVNKVFYLDGNRQVIDIYNMGWKHYLRQREADQERRKKERVNVEKKATALQLQAARFGAKASKAAAAHQMVARAEKMLSSLEDEHVADRVAKLRFPEPAPCGKTPISARNLSKSYGSLEIFTAVDLAIDRGSKVVVLGLNGAGKTTLLRMLAGVDKPDTGQVEAGHGLRVGYYAQEHETIDVNRTVLQNMVAASPNLTETEARKVLGSFLFTGDDGHKPAGVLSGGEKTRLALAMIVVSGANVLLLDEPTNNLDPASREEILGALAAYSGAVVLVSHDEGAVEALNPERVLILPDGVEDHWNPDYADLISIS
- a CDS encoding SURF1 family protein; its protein translation is MSFTDTPEPITGWRRWGAYVALVVVFAIVCGLLSWWQWARQDEAMARIELVERNYDAPVSPVEELLPQLDEWDPQAEWHPVTMTGTYLEGDQLLVRNRVHSGKPGFHQLVPLQLADGRVFIIDRGWLPIGSAQDLPDVIPAVPEGEVTVEARLRPAEPHLPGRTAEQGQIPSIDVPTVIDGLGIDGWTGAYGALSSETPAVAPMPAQAAKPDADPGPHASYALQWIAFGILAFIGLVWAWRREIRIAALPREEQAAARAPKRQHDDADAEDAILDAHGR
- the glgC gene encoding glucose-1-phosphate adenylyltransferase, which translates into the protein MAASPKIFGIVLAGGEGKRLMPLTADRAKPAVPFGGGYRLIDFALSNLINSGMRQVVVLTQYKSHSLDRHVSQTWRLSGMLGAYVASVPAQQRLGKRWFSGSADAILQSLNLIRDEKPDIVVVVGADHVYRMDFSQMIRAHIESGSGVTVAAIRQPLELADQFGVIELDPKDPTRIAAFREKPRDAVGLADSPGEVLASMGNYVFDADVLIDAVQRDGALPDSNHDMGGDIVPDFVARGQAAVYDLNRNQVPGATDRDRFYWRDVGTIDSFFEAHQDLISALPVFNLYNQAWPIYSQQLNSPPAKFVRDSENRVGSAVDSIVSLGCVVSGGHLERVVLGPWAKIESGARISDSVVFERVEVGANAVVQRAILDKDVVVAPGAQVGVDHDADRLRGFTVTESGITVVGKGVRVD
- a CDS encoding beta-ketoacyl-ACP reductase, which gives rise to MMTTRTVLVTGGNRGIGFAIAAEFLAQGHRVAVTARSGQGPEGALTVRADVTDAASIDAAFTEVEEKLGPVEVVVANAGITRDTLLLRMSEEDFTDVIDTNLSGAFRVVKRASKGMLKARFGRIILVSSVVGLFGGAGQVNYSSSKAGLVGMARSLTRELGSRGITANVVAPGFIETDMTAELPAEQQTQYKAQIPAGRFAQPEEVARVITWLASDDAAYVSGAVIPVDGGLGMGH
- a CDS encoding biotin transporter BioY, whose protein sequence is MSAPARFDTRDIARIAVFAAIIAALGLMGPIPIPGLAVPVTAQTLGVILAGTVLGPRRGAAAVAVLLLLVAIGLPLLSGGRGGAGVFAGPTAGYLIGWVAGAFVTGLIAHSGRGPLSWWRVALGALVGGVLVVYLFGIPVQTAVLGIDLSQSVIATTAFLPGDLIKVVLATILTLALWKAYPPVFGARRARATSTVRVTSKDADTR
- a CDS encoding DUF3099 domain-containing protein, which codes for MPVSPEVERRSRMLKYTVMMSIRVVCIALCVIVPGWWAVIPAVGAIVLPYLAVVVANTAMTGAGEKVARPSAIVRVTPEDRR
- a CDS encoding energy-coupling factor transporter transmembrane protein EcfT, with translation MIALYVPGRSILHRAPATLKLVALVVLALAISLYPHDLLSAAITFAAVAALFAVAGVGIRVYLRQLWLTRWIVLLVAVTQLIFLTPADAAINTLRVVSIVLLAALLTLTTRSEDLLSALERALTPLSRIGVDPRRVSLTLSLTISMIPVVASIAAQVRDAQRARGVRLGFRIVVPILVIALRHADAVADALTARGVE
- a CDS encoding energy-coupling factor ABC transporter ATP-binding protein codes for the protein MITSIRLRDVAVDLDGRRILSDVSVALDERRIAVIGANGSGKSTFARLLNGLIAPTSGKVEVHGLDVARDPRSVRRAVGFVFTNPDAQILMPTVEEDVRFSLRGSGLARAEIDERVAAVLAEYGLTELAGAPAYSLSGGQKQLLALASVLVREPSLVVADEPTTLLDLGNARLVGDILIDRLPTQVLVVTHDLDLAARCDVVLRFRDGRLVELGEPAGVIARYRAEFA
- the serB gene encoding phosphoserine phosphatase SerB, coding for MARFLVVLDVDSTLIEDEVIELLADAAGAREAVAEVTLRAMNGELDFAESLRERVATLKGVPESVFADVAAKVTITRGVEELVAGVHAAGGKVAVVSGGFHEVVDPLAEQLGLDFWRANRLEVVDGVLTGEVIPPIIDAEAKAVALQQWADATGVPLRQTVAIGDGANDLTMMALAGISVGFDAKAPVRDVADVLLDERDLSMALALLGLPRN